The Hydrogenobacter thermophilus TK-6 genome window below encodes:
- the argF gene encoding ornithine carbamoyltransferase yields MIRNFVDLWEITPDEGWAILLDAESIKTGRDNQKYLLGKNVGLFFTKPSTRTRVSFEVAVHQLGGNAIYLAEQSLQVSRGEDLKDTSRTLSRYLDCIVIRTDSHRKLEEYARYSTVPVINALTDMSHPCQVLSDVFTLYETFQEDLRNIKIAYVGDGNNVCNTWLVAAGLFGLNLFVATPEGYEPSSYYYQAGEDLCKITGGSIYLTTNPVEAVKDAHVVYTDVWVSMNQERDEEKLNLLKPYQVNQKLLSYARSDVKVMHCLPARKGEEITEDVFEAHADFIFRQAENRLHAQKALLKFLLV; encoded by the coding sequence ATGATAAGGAATTTTGTGGATCTGTGGGAGATTACTCCTGACGAAGGATGGGCTATTTTGCTGGATGCGGAGAGCATAAAAACTGGTAGGGATAATCAAAAGTATCTTTTGGGGAAAAATGTGGGGCTTTTTTTCACAAAACCCTCTACAAGGACAAGGGTATCTTTTGAGGTGGCAGTCCATCAGCTGGGAGGAAATGCCATATATCTTGCGGAGCAGAGCTTGCAGGTTTCAAGAGGTGAAGACCTAAAGGATACTTCAAGGACTCTTTCCAGATACCTGGACTGTATAGTGATAAGAACAGACTCCCACAGAAAGTTGGAAGAGTATGCTAGATACTCCACGGTGCCGGTGATAAACGCTTTAACGGATATGTCGCATCCCTGTCAGGTGCTCAGTGATGTTTTTACCCTTTATGAGACCTTCCAAGAGGACTTGAGGAATATAAAGATAGCTTATGTAGGTGATGGAAACAATGTTTGCAACACTTGGCTTGTGGCCGCTGGTCTTTTTGGTCTTAACCTCTTTGTGGCAACTCCCGAAGGTTATGAACCCAGCAGTTATTACTACCAAGCCGGCGAAGACCTCTGTAAGATTACAGGTGGAAGCATATACTTGACTACCAATCCAGTGGAAGCTGTAAAAGACGCGCATGTAGTTTATACGGATGTTTGGGTGAGTATGAATCAGGAGAGGGACGAGGAGAAGCTAAACCTGTTAAAGCCTTATCAGGTAAACCAAAAGCTGCTGTCTTATGCAAGGAGCGATGTTAAGGTGATGCACTGTCTTCCTGCCAGAAAGGGTGAGGAGATAACGGAGGATGTTTTTGAAGCTCATGCGGATTTCATATTCAGGCAGGCGGAAAACAGATTACATGCACAAAAGGCACTTTTAAAGTTTTTGCTGGTATAA
- a CDS encoding homoserine kinase → MRRVNVAIAGLGRVGSQFLEALLGVSADSVKIIAVAEPKENLESVKIAKERGIAYYRDARDMLRSLEDAIDVLFELTGDAVLRTELHEILSQSGNRKTVIVPEPVAFLIWSLIVQGKCEYPR, encoded by the coding sequence GTGAGGCGTGTTAATGTGGCTATAGCTGGTCTTGGCAGAGTAGGCAGTCAATTTCTTGAGGCGCTTCTTGGAGTGAGCGCTGACAGCGTTAAGATCATTGCAGTTGCTGAGCCTAAGGAGAACTTAGAAAGTGTGAAGATAGCAAAGGAAAGGGGAATAGCTTATTACAGGGATGCAAGGGACATGCTCAGATCCCTTGAGGACGCCATAGATGTGCTTTTTGAGCTTACTGGGGATGCGGTGCTTAGAACGGAGCTTCACGAGATCCTAAGCCAAAGCGGTAACAGAAAGACGGTTATAGTGCCCGAGCCTGTTGCCTTCTTAATATGGAGTTTGATAGTGCAAGGCAAGTGTGAATATCCAAGATAG
- the rimI gene encoding ribosomal protein S18-alanine N-acetyltransferase codes for MNIQDSVLVIRPMEKEDMDAVVEINRECFTSDAWSKSAFEREFSLNYSHKYVLELNGSVIGYLIAWTVYDTATLMNFAVKKEYWGKGYGKKLLTYLIENFKDKVSAIHLDVRKSNMRAIRLYKSLGFKIISERPKYYSDGESAYQMVLELSTPSDSLKG; via the coding sequence GTGAATATCCAAGATAGCGTACTTGTCATAAGACCTATGGAAAAGGAAGATATGGATGCGGTGGTGGAAATAAACAGAGAATGCTTTACTTCTGACGCCTGGAGCAAAAGCGCTTTTGAAAGGGAGTTTAGCCTAAATTACTCTCATAAGTATGTGCTTGAACTTAACGGTAGCGTAATAGGATACCTTATAGCCTGGACCGTGTACGATACAGCAACTCTGATGAACTTTGCGGTGAAAAAAGAATATTGGGGGAAGGGCTACGGGAAAAAATTACTCACCTATCTAATAGAGAACTTTAAGGATAAGGTGAGCGCTATACATTTGGATGTCAGAAAGTCCAACATGCGCGCCATAAGGTTGTATAAGTCCTTAGGCTTTAAGATAATCAGCGAAAGACCTAAGTATTATTCGGACGGTGAGAGCGCTTATCAGATGGTGCTGGAGCTTTCCACACCCTCAGACAGTCTCAAGGGGTGA
- a CDS encoding polyprenyl synthetase family protein → MLELWKSQIESRLRELLKPFEPRILYDAMSYYVFQEGKRIRPLFLCAVSNALGGNLQDAITVGCAIEFIHNYSLVHDDLPALDNDDFRRGKPSCHVLFGEDMAILAGDALLNLAFETLSNRENFISLSEKDLIYIIRLVSESSGFQGMVGGQVMDVKKLGDPWSISLKKTASMFSAVFACGGIISKKYERVEYLSKAGTQVGLLFQLIDDYKDKDGFYLLYGDDITRLVEEKHAECINMLESMGILTPFISSLIRAVISPLETV, encoded by the coding sequence ATGTTGGAACTTTGGAAATCCCAAATAGAAAGCAGGTTAAGGGAGCTTTTAAAGCCCTTTGAGCCACGCATCCTTTACGATGCCATGTCTTACTATGTCTTTCAGGAAGGCAAAAGGATAAGACCTCTATTTTTGTGTGCTGTATCTAACGCTTTGGGAGGTAATCTGCAGGACGCTATAACTGTGGGATGTGCCATTGAGTTTATACACAATTACTCTCTGGTGCACGACGACCTTCCTGCTTTAGACAATGACGATTTTAGGAGAGGTAAACCTTCCTGTCATGTACTCTTCGGTGAGGACATGGCTATACTTGCCGGTGACGCTCTTTTGAACCTTGCCTTTGAGACCCTTTCCAACAGAGAAAACTTCATCTCCTTGAGCGAAAAAGACCTTATTTACATAATAAGACTTGTATCAGAAAGTTCTGGTTTTCAAGGCATGGTAGGTGGACAGGTTATGGATGTAAAAAAGTTGGGAGACCCCTGGAGCATAAGCCTCAAAAAGACAGCCTCCATGTTTTCTGCGGTTTTTGCGTGCGGCGGGATAATCTCAAAAAAGTATGAGCGTGTGGAGTATCTTAGCAAAGCCGGCACTCAAGTAGGTCTCCTTTTCCAGTTAATTGACGATTATAAAGACAAAGACGGTTTTTATCTGTTATACGGTGATGACATAACGCGCCTAGTAGAAGAAAAGCACGCAGAGTGCATAAATATGTTAGAAAGCATGGGCATACTAACACCTTTTATAAGCTCTCTAATAAGAGCAGTCATATCACCCCTTGAGACTGTCTGA
- the uvrC gene encoding excinuclease ABC subunit UvrC: protein MLRLEDILSAPEKTGVYIIKNSSKVIYIGKAKNIRERLLQHYRQKETDAKERAIMSEARHLEWIITRNEFEALTLEIDLIQLHKPKYNVLYKYGGGYPLLLITQDAYPTLKVVRGHSEGMVFGPFFSTGKAKKVKRLLHRLFRLRTCDPMPQRKEPCMDYHLGLCSAPCCGYISREEYELSVRSAISLLSGDVSSVLPELYKAIDRYSQELKFEKCAQIRDQIIALENLAKGQKVSNIPIHSADIFYSMGRLLGIFLIRSSKLVDKEVILLEDEQQKEEVILGFYYSNPLPQHLITNFDLPDEVLKWLSQRGRVSFDTLKDRELENIIKENMGDHVDLALLEREFKEKLGVESLHIIEGFDVSHFYGEHLVGSCVVWERGYMNKRRYRRYKIKSVKKVDDYASLREVLERRAKKLKSGEEVMPDAWLIDGGYGQLRVAIEVKRRMSLPVLVFALAKQEEILLCEDGKEIPLKEHPILYRVFGLIRDEAHRFALSYSRRLKIREDTTHVLDYIKGVGEVKRRIIYRNFENLYELLVADDERLKRLGISPQIKQEVRRYLEGD from the coding sequence ATGCTAAGGCTGGAAGATATTCTGTCCGCACCTGAAAAAACTGGCGTTTATATAATTAAAAACTCCAGCAAGGTAATATACATAGGAAAGGCAAAGAATATAAGGGAAAGACTCTTACAGCACTACAGACAGAAGGAGACGGATGCCAAAGAGAGAGCTATAATGTCAGAAGCTCGGCACCTTGAGTGGATCATTACCAGAAATGAGTTTGAAGCTCTCACCTTAGAGATAGACCTCATCCAGCTACACAAACCTAAGTACAATGTGCTTTATAAGTACGGAGGAGGTTATCCTCTCCTGCTTATCACACAAGACGCATACCCTACGCTTAAAGTGGTAAGAGGCCACTCAGAAGGCATGGTATTTGGTCCCTTCTTTAGCACAGGCAAGGCAAAGAAGGTAAAAAGACTCCTTCACAGGCTTTTCAGGCTTAGAACCTGCGACCCTATGCCCCAGAGGAAAGAGCCGTGTATGGATTATCACTTAGGGCTCTGCTCTGCTCCCTGCTGTGGATACATAAGCAGAGAGGAGTACGAGCTTAGTGTAAGGTCTGCCATCAGCCTGCTGTCGGGTGATGTTTCTTCTGTGCTTCCTGAGCTTTATAAAGCTATAGATAGGTACTCTCAGGAGCTAAAGTTTGAAAAGTGCGCTCAGATAAGGGATCAGATAATAGCTCTTGAGAACCTTGCAAAGGGGCAAAAGGTGTCCAACATTCCCATCCATAGCGCTGACATATTTTATTCCATGGGTAGGCTTTTGGGCATATTCCTGATAAGGTCTTCCAAGCTGGTGGATAAAGAGGTCATACTTCTTGAGGATGAGCAGCAAAAAGAGGAAGTCATCTTAGGTTTTTATTACTCAAATCCCCTTCCACAGCATCTAATTACCAACTTTGACCTTCCTGATGAGGTGTTAAAGTGGCTTAGCCAACGCGGTAGGGTAAGCTTTGACACTCTCAAAGACAGAGAGCTTGAAAACATCATAAAAGAAAATATGGGCGACCATGTGGACCTGGCGCTGCTGGAGAGAGAGTTTAAAGAGAAGCTGGGTGTTGAGTCTTTACACATAATAGAAGGTTTTGATGTGTCTCACTTTTACGGTGAGCATCTGGTAGGCTCTTGTGTGGTGTGGGAAAGAGGATATATGAACAAGAGGCGCTACAGAAGATATAAGATAAAAAGTGTAAAAAAGGTGGATGATTACGCATCTCTTAGGGAAGTCTTAGAAAGAAGAGCAAAAAAGTTAAAAAGCGGTGAGGAAGTGATGCCTGATGCTTGGCTCATAGACGGAGGCTATGGACAGCTAAGGGTTGCCATAGAGGTAAAGAGAAGAATGTCTCTCCCTGTTTTGGTGTTTGCACTGGCAAAGCAGGAGGAGATACTTCTGTGTGAAGATGGCAAAGAAATACCTCTTAAGGAACATCCCATCCTTTACAGGGTTTTTGGACTCATAAGGGATGAAGCTCACCGCTTTGCGCTATCTTATAGCAGAAGGCTAAAGATAAGGGAAGATACTACGCATGTGCTTGATTATATAAAAGGCGTAGGTGAGGTCAAAAGGCGTATCATATACAGAAACTTTGAAAATCTCTACGAGCTTTTGGTGGCGGATGATGAGAGGCTAAAAAGGCTTGGCATAAGCCCACAGATAAAGCAGGAGGTCAGAAGGTATCTTGAAGGTGATTAA
- a CDS encoding polyprenyl synthetase family protein translates to MHVVDYAVRLLEEELLRHLEPEVKAILEVGSYIISSGGKRMRPVLSLLTCKALGGDERKVLPLAVGIEYIHVASLLHDDVVDGADRRRGRLSANLVFGNDLCVLTGDYMYAKALWLYSRYGDIKSIEIVSRAVMDMAQGQVLELKSIGDIIDQETYFSIIDRKTGVLFGASMAVGALMAGREDYERFYQMGLKVGRAFQLVDDALDYSGSEEKLGKPVGNDLREGKCTYPLISVMENLDTEAVKSSLRNSDTAWIREKVIQLGGVKKTYQMARMYIEEALKELRQLMGENNAKVLETLVLSVIERER, encoded by the coding sequence ATGCATGTGGTGGATTATGCGGTGCGTCTTTTAGAGGAAGAGCTACTCAGGCACCTGGAGCCTGAAGTAAAGGCTATTTTGGAGGTGGGTAGCTACATAATATCCTCAGGTGGCAAAAGAATGAGACCTGTTCTTAGTTTGCTCACATGCAAAGCTTTGGGAGGGGATGAAAGAAAGGTTTTACCTCTTGCTGTAGGCATAGAGTATATACATGTTGCTTCACTGCTTCACGATGATGTGGTAGACGGTGCGGACAGAAGGAGAGGGAGGCTCTCCGCCAATTTGGTTTTTGGAAACGACCTTTGCGTACTGACGGGTGATTACATGTATGCAAAAGCTCTCTGGCTTTACTCTCGCTATGGTGATATAAAAAGTATAGAAATAGTAAGCAGGGCTGTTATGGACATGGCTCAGGGGCAGGTGCTGGAACTAAAAAGCATAGGGGACATTATAGACCAAGAAACTTACTTTAGCATAATAGACAGAAAGACGGGCGTGCTTTTTGGAGCAAGTATGGCTGTGGGAGCTTTGATGGCAGGCAGAGAGGATTATGAAAGGTTTTACCAAATGGGTTTAAAGGTGGGGAGAGCCTTTCAGCTGGTGGATGATGCTTTAGATTACTCAGGGTCGGAGGAAAAGCTTGGCAAACCTGTAGGGAATGACCTTAGAGAGGGCAAATGCACCTATCCCCTCATAAGCGTAATGGAAAACTTAGATACAGAGGCAGTCAAAAGCTCCCTGAGAAACTCAGACACTGCTTGGATAAGGGAAAAGGTGATACAGCTGGGTGGTGTAAAAAAGACTTACCAGATGGCAAGGATGTACATAGAAGAAGCACTCAAAGAACTCCGTCAGTTGATGGGAGAAAATAATGCAAAAGTCTTAGAGACTCTTGTACTTTCAGTGATAGAAAGGGAGAGATGA
- a CDS encoding lytic transglycosylase domain-containing protein, with amino-acid sequence MLDISACFDKASYETGVNRKLLVVIAYVESGLRSDALNRNSNGTYDIGLMQINSSNIPKLKRMGIIQKEEDLWDTCTNIRAGAYLLKECIAIYDLSWRAVDCYNKGSKAKDISKYVWKVYKVLSTVR; translated from the coding sequence GTGCTTGACATTTCAGCATGTTTTGACAAGGCTTCCTACGAGACGGGGGTGAATAGAAAACTCCTTGTAGTTATAGCCTATGTAGAGAGCGGACTAAGAAGCGATGCCTTAAACAGAAACAGCAACGGAACTTACGACATAGGCTTGATGCAAATAAACTCCTCCAACATACCCAAGTTAAAAAGGATGGGTATCATACAAAAGGAGGAGGACCTCTGGGATACATGTACTAACATAAGAGCTGGTGCATATTTGCTCAAAGAGTGCATAGCCATTTATGACCTCAGCTGGAGAGCGGTAGATTGTTACAATAAGGGAAGTAAGGCAAAGGATATAAGTAAGTATGTGTGGAAGGTTTACAAAGTGCTTAGCACAGTCAGGTGA
- a CDS encoding S8 family serine peptidase, with the protein MVRFFVLFYALLSFAYSSDKLDPVLRKMLSYGERDLASKSYMSLQKVKVLRSDGKVELVDLSNTDIKHLQMDQKVLYIEAPKKLRLLDDISSNSSYVLWGRGNTSVSVSYNKPFYGYIFGGNVSGQGCTQSSIFFQCSSATDLSITALSDYRLILYAPDMNASDISGGERKYLVGTRASASQSTGRGVIVGIIDSGINFCHPAFRNPDGTTRVLFYKDHMGIEFNEAQINDRINIGNCNYDNEGHGTAVAGIAGGYWSASRYNSVAKDVKFIVYKTNLYDTDVMAGLDYIKSKAQSLGMPVVVNLSLGGHLDPHDGTGLLDRYIDQLSGPGFIVVVSAGNEGSDKIHARLTSDMGDIHMSVSSSVAIDGWYTRGASYRVRVCDETGINCIGAEPGNVSQGQVSTTSCYVYIDNRTLSSPVNGDGEIYAEVSCLSQTNLILRLTRLSGGGTVDLWISGDGEFTDGQVSDGFGGFSYTVSSPGTARSVITVGAIGASYISQSRFDNYGRIAFFSSRGPTRDGRIKPDVVADGFFQCTANPNFSGSTDPNLCGPPGSGAYYMAIAGTSFSAPVVTSLVAIYLQSHPSADPSQIKNWLTSNAFYDTEGTPPNVAYGYGKAVWKDSASATSPQSSGGGGGCSMVSSSPSSVLPYAFLMLLVLIKKLRRLQCLTFQHVLTRLPTRRG; encoded by the coding sequence ATGGTTAGGTTCTTTGTGCTTTTTTATGCCCTTTTGTCCTTCGCTTACAGCTCAGATAAGCTGGACCCTGTGCTGAGAAAAATGCTCTCCTATGGCGAGAGAGACCTTGCTTCCAAGTCTTATATGTCCCTTCAAAAGGTGAAGGTGCTAAGAAGTGATGGCAAGGTTGAGCTGGTAGACCTTTCAAACACAGATATTAAGCATCTTCAAATGGACCAAAAAGTTCTCTACATAGAAGCACCCAAAAAGCTCAGGCTGCTTGACGATATAAGTAGCAACTCCTCTTATGTCTTGTGGGGGCGTGGAAACACCTCGGTGAGCGTAAGCTACAACAAGCCCTTCTATGGTTATATATTTGGGGGAAATGTCAGCGGTCAAGGATGTACACAAAGCTCCATCTTTTTTCAATGCAGCTCTGCTACAGATTTAAGCATTACCGCACTAAGTGATTACAGGCTCATACTCTACGCACCTGATATGAATGCTTCTGATATAAGCGGGGGTGAAAGGAAGTACCTGGTAGGCACAAGGGCAAGTGCCAGCCAAAGCACCGGCAGGGGCGTAATAGTGGGCATAATAGATTCGGGCATAAACTTCTGCCATCCAGCTTTCAGAAATCCCGACGGCACTACAAGAGTGCTATTTTACAAAGATCACATGGGTATAGAATTTAACGAGGCGCAGATAAACGACAGGATAAATATAGGGAACTGCAATTATGATAATGAAGGGCACGGAACCGCAGTAGCAGGTATTGCTGGAGGTTATTGGTCTGCAAGTAGATACAACAGCGTAGCTAAGGATGTGAAGTTTATAGTGTATAAAACTAACCTTTACGACACGGATGTGATGGCGGGGCTTGATTACATTAAATCAAAGGCTCAAAGTCTTGGAATGCCTGTGGTTGTGAATTTATCCTTAGGTGGACACCTTGACCCTCATGACGGCACGGGTCTTTTAGATAGGTATATAGACCAGTTATCAGGTCCGGGATTTATAGTGGTTGTATCTGCGGGCAACGAAGGAAGCGACAAAATACACGCCAGACTAACTTCAGATATGGGGGATATACACATGTCTGTTTCTTCAAGTGTGGCTATAGATGGCTGGTACACAAGGGGTGCTTCCTATAGGGTGCGGGTGTGTGATGAAACTGGGATAAACTGCATAGGCGCTGAGCCGGGTAATGTCTCTCAGGGACAAGTTAGCACCACATCCTGCTATGTCTATATTGACAACAGGACGCTCTCATCTCCTGTAAACGGTGATGGTGAGATATACGCAGAGGTCTCCTGCCTTAGTCAGACCAACCTGATACTCAGACTTACAAGGCTAAGTGGTGGTGGGACTGTAGATTTATGGATCTCTGGGGATGGTGAGTTTACAGATGGTCAGGTTAGCGATGGGTTTGGAGGTTTTTCTTACACAGTTTCCTCACCAGGAACTGCCAGAAGTGTTATAACGGTAGGAGCCATAGGAGCCAGCTACATAAGTCAGTCGCGTTTTGACAACTATGGTCGCATAGCCTTCTTCTCCTCAAGAGGTCCCACAAGGGACGGTAGGATAAAGCCGGATGTGGTGGCGGATGGCTTCTTCCAGTGCACCGCAAACCCTAATTTTTCTGGAAGCACTGACCCCAATCTGTGCGGACCGCCAGGTAGTGGAGCTTACTATATGGCAATAGCAGGAACATCCTTCTCCGCGCCGGTGGTTACATCCCTAGTAGCCATTTACTTGCAAAGTCATCCATCCGCAGACCCATCACAAATCAAAAACTGGCTTACCAGCAATGCTTTTTACGATACGGAAGGGACACCTCCCAATGTGGCTTACGGATATGGTAAAGCGGTATGGAAGGACTCTGCCTCTGCTACCTCACCTCAGTCATCAGGCGGTGGAGGTGGATGCAGTATGGTTTCCTCCTCACCTTCCAGTGTTCTACCTTACGCCTTTCTGATGCTATTAGTGTTAATCAAGAAGCTACGGAGGTTGCAGTGCTTGACATTTCAGCATGTTTTGACAAGGCTTCCTACGAGACGGGGGTGA
- the lpdA gene encoding dihydrolipoyl dehydrogenase yields the protein MRFDLVIVGAGSGGYEAGLYAHRRGMKVALVELSPESVGGNCLNRGCIPSKYMRHGAYLLEKFQKMPSYGILPKGYDLDMKKLREGRDHVVVSIREGFKKFAQQLKIPIFYGRGVIKDERTVYVEGEDIELKTGFILLATGSSTTSLGNLVPDGRYIYDTDQIWNLESFPKRMLIVGGGAVGVEFAYIFKMYGCDVVLVEIKDRLLPSNDIPEESSRYLARKLKRLGVDIRLKTSVESWERKGESLNIKLSDGSEVIVDAVLLGVGRKPNTEGIGLENVGIKKDQRGFLLVNEYCQTCVENIYACGDITSPLMLAHKSMYEGRVAVSHMLGDRDLKRDERIVPKIIYSAYEIASVGLTEEQAEEMGYEVKVGVVSFVPNPKAMDDGENEGFVRLVVDAENGGILGCHILGPYAGELIHQVVHLMKAGKDVEFLSKSMYAHPSLSEAIGQSAMEVHFGPLTWAKRH from the coding sequence ATGAGGTTTGACCTTGTTATAGTTGGGGCTGGAAGTGGCGGTTATGAGGCTGGTCTTTATGCTCACAGGAGAGGTATGAAGGTGGCTTTAGTGGAGCTTTCTCCCGAAAGCGTTGGTGGAAATTGCCTAAATAGAGGGTGTATTCCTTCCAAATACATGAGGCACGGAGCTTACCTTCTAGAAAAGTTCCAAAAGATGCCAAGCTACGGAATACTTCCCAAGGGTTATGACCTGGACATGAAGAAGCTCAGAGAAGGAAGGGATCATGTGGTGGTGAGCATAAGAGAGGGTTTTAAGAAGTTTGCACAGCAACTTAAGATACCTATTTTTTACGGAAGGGGAGTTATCAAAGATGAAAGGACTGTTTATGTGGAGGGTGAGGATATAGAGCTAAAGACTGGCTTTATTCTTCTTGCTACAGGTTCTTCGACAACCAGCTTGGGCAACTTGGTGCCTGATGGTAGGTATATATACGACACGGACCAGATATGGAACCTGGAGAGCTTTCCCAAAAGGATGCTGATCGTAGGGGGCGGAGCTGTGGGTGTTGAGTTTGCATACATATTCAAAATGTATGGGTGTGATGTGGTTCTGGTAGAGATAAAGGATAGGCTTTTGCCGTCCAATGACATACCAGAGGAGTCTTCCAGGTACTTGGCAAGAAAGTTAAAAAGGCTTGGCGTTGACATAAGGCTAAAAACATCTGTTGAGAGTTGGGAAAGGAAGGGGGAAAGCTTAAATATAAAGCTTTCTGATGGTTCGGAGGTTATAGTGGATGCTGTGCTACTTGGGGTGGGAAGAAAGCCCAACACGGAAGGGATAGGGCTTGAGAATGTTGGTATAAAAAAAGACCAGAGAGGGTTTTTATTAGTCAATGAGTATTGCCAGACATGTGTAGAAAACATATACGCCTGTGGTGATATAACTTCTCCGCTTATGCTTGCCCACAAGTCCATGTATGAGGGTAGGGTGGCGGTGAGCCACATGCTGGGTGATAGGGACCTCAAAAGGGACGAAAGGATAGTTCCTAAGATTATATACTCTGCGTACGAGATAGCATCGGTGGGACTCACAGAGGAGCAAGCGGAGGAGATGGGTTATGAGGTCAAGGTAGGTGTGGTGTCTTTTGTGCCAAATCCAAAGGCTATGGATGACGGGGAGAACGAAGGTTTTGTGAGGCTTGTGGTGGATGCGGAGAATGGGGGTATTCTGGGTTGCCACATACTTGGACCTTATGCAGGTGAGCTTATACATCAGGTGGTGCATCTTATGAAGGCAGGCAAAGATGTGGAGTTTCTCTCCAAATCCATGTATGCACACCCATCTCTCTCGGAAGCTATAGGTCAGTCAGCTATGGAAGTTCATTTTGGTCCATTAACTTGGGCAAAGAGGCACTAA
- the pqqC gene encoding pyrroloquinoline-quinone synthase PqqC produces MSSSDTFQDFVEVLKLEGYKRYHIHHPFHRLMVEGKLTPGQIRAWVVNRFYYQRILPMKDAAIISNCPFPEVRRIWIKRILNHDNYGIEMWIKLGEAVGLSRSDLLEGAVLPGVKLACDAYLDFCKNRSWLEGIASSLTTLVAPNAHMERLEHMRKHYEWIKPNGFEYFEWRLKEGPEDSHMALNILKEYIKTEDEKERCIEALIFKTAVLWNMLDALYMEYVINGRRDYE; encoded by the coding sequence GTGTCTTCAAGTGATACTTTTCAAGATTTTGTAGAGGTTCTGAAGCTTGAAGGATATAAAAGGTACCATATCCATCATCCTTTTCACAGATTGATGGTAGAGGGCAAACTAACGCCAGGGCAGATAAGGGCATGGGTGGTAAACAGGTTTTATTACCAAAGGATCTTGCCCATGAAGGATGCTGCCATCATATCCAACTGCCCCTTTCCAGAAGTAAGACGCATATGGATAAAGAGAATACTCAACCACGATAACTATGGTATAGAGATGTGGATAAAGCTCGGTGAAGCGGTAGGTCTTAGCAGAAGTGACTTATTGGAAGGTGCCGTATTACCGGGAGTAAAACTTGCCTGTGATGCGTATCTGGATTTCTGTAAAAACAGATCGTGGCTTGAAGGAATAGCTTCTTCTCTTACAACACTTGTAGCTCCCAATGCACACATGGAAAGACTTGAACACATGAGAAAGCATTATGAGTGGATAAAACCAAATGGTTTTGAGTACTTTGAGTGGAGACTTAAAGAGGGACCAGAGGATAGTCATATGGCTCTCAATATACTTAAAGAATACATAAAGACAGAGGATGAAAAGGAAAGATGCATAGAGGCTCTCATTTTTAAAACAGCCGTACTTTGGAACATGCTAGATGCTCTATACATGGAGTACGTAATTAATGGGAGAAGGGATTATGAATGA